A section of the Rhodobacteraceae bacterium M382 genome encodes:
- a CDS encoding DUF599 domain-containing protein — protein MIWIDRLNSFSPYDYGALSLLVVGWFWIGWRIEHPPAHKPSVSLIMAEFRHDWMKQMVTRQPRMFDAQLIGSFRQGTTFLASAVMIAIGGGLALIGNLEPLESVASDLTLEHVPTFVWEIKILVVLLFLSNAFLKYLWAHRLFGYSSVMMAAVPNEPEEPLTYPRADQAADLCNTASRSFTRGMRATYFALAAVAWLAGAVPLIIATLLTIAMLYRREFASQSRTTLLKVPPDTAS, from the coding sequence ATGATTTGGATCGACCGCCTGAACAGCTTCTCGCCCTATGACTATGGTGCCTTGTCGCTCCTGGTGGTTGGCTGGTTCTGGATCGGGTGGCGCATCGAACATCCCCCGGCCCACAAACCCTCTGTTTCGTTGATCATGGCCGAATTCCGCCACGACTGGATGAAGCAGATGGTCACGCGCCAGCCGCGCATGTTCGATGCCCAACTGATCGGCAGCTTTCGCCAGGGAACGACCTTTCTGGCCTCTGCCGTCATGATCGCCATCGGCGGCGGACTGGCGCTGATCGGCAATCTTGAACCTCTGGAATCGGTCGCCAGCGATCTGACGCTCGAACATGTCCCGACGTTTGTCTGGGAAATCAAGATTCTGGTGGTGCTTCTGTTCCTGTCCAATGCCTTTCTCAAATACCTGTGGGCGCATCGCCTGTTCGGCTACAGTTCGGTGATGATGGCGGCGGTGCCGAATGAACCGGAGGAACCGCTCACCTATCCGCGCGCCGATCAGGCCGCCGACCTGTGCAACACGGCATCGCGCAGCTTTACCCGCGGGATGCGGGCCACCTATTTTGCACTGGCGGCTGTCGCCTGGCTTGCAGGGGCTGTGCCCTTGATCATCGCCACTCTGCTCACGATTGCCATGCTGTACCGACGCGAATTTGCGTCCCAATCCCGCACCACATTGCTCAAGGTGCCACCCGACACGGCATCGTGA
- the rlmH gene encoding 23S rRNA (pseudouridine(1915)-N(3))-methyltransferase RlmH — protein MRVHICAVGRLRAGPEKSLIDDYLTRFDRTGRALGLGPARVVEVEDKKNAGQGAEADLLRKALPKGAVICTLDERGKVLTSPEFANKLGRWRDSGRQDLALIIGGADGIDPSLRAQADASISFGKMVWPHMLVRVMLSEQIYRAATILAGSPYHRA, from the coding sequence ATGCGTGTGCACATTTGTGCCGTTGGCCGCCTGCGGGCCGGCCCGGAAAAATCCCTGATTGACGATTACCTGACCCGGTTTGACCGGACGGGCCGCGCGTTGGGGTTGGGGCCTGCGCGGGTGGTCGAAGTCGAGGACAAGAAAAACGCCGGTCAGGGTGCCGAAGCTGATTTGCTGCGCAAGGCGCTGCCCAAGGGGGCGGTCATTTGCACGCTGGACGAGCGGGGCAAGGTGCTGACATCGCCGGAATTTGCCAACAAGCTGGGGCGCTGGCGCGACAGTGGGCGTCAGGATCTGGCGTTGATCATTGGCGGTGCGGACGGGATTGACCCGTCGCTGCGGGCCCAGGCGGACGCGTCCATATCCTTTGGCAAGATGGTCTGGCCGCACATGTTGGTGCGGGTGATGCTGTCGGAACAAATCTATCGCGCGGCGACCATTCTGGCCGGGAGCCCCTATCACAGGGCCTGA
- a CDS encoding FAD-binding protein has protein sequence MSRPESEAELAERVAAARGPLWIQGGGTRGLSVSGDLLSVSGLSGVALYEPGALTLVARAGTPVAEIETLLAGENQRLAFEPMDHRGLMGTTGEPTIGGVFAANTSGPRRVQSGAARDHLLGVRFVDGAGQVVKNGGRVMKNVTGYDLVKLMAGAHGTLGVLSEVSLKVLPRAQCSGTLVWSGLDFQASLRVFCAALKSPFDVTGAARLPQQGESPARTLIRVEGFEASVEYRMQELCQLFADQKPDDLLLGGPDTDRLWRAVRDVAPFHGRAGSVWKTSVKPTDMTRVTACADYEHVIDWGGGLIWTLAPPGVDLRSQLAGVDGHVTLIRAPQDDLLKFGRFHPQPPVLSTLAGDLRKRFDPRGILNPGVMG, from the coding sequence ATGAGCAGACCCGAGAGTGAGGCCGAGCTGGCCGAAAGGGTGGCCGCGGCGCGCGGGCCGCTGTGGATTCAGGGGGGAGGAACCCGGGGCCTGTCTGTATCCGGTGATCTTCTGTCTGTGTCAGGGTTGAGCGGGGTCGCGCTGTATGAACCCGGTGCATTGACGTTGGTGGCGCGGGCCGGGACGCCTGTGGCCGAGATCGAGACCCTGCTGGCCGGTGAAAACCAGAGGCTGGCGTTCGAGCCGATGGATCATCGGGGCCTGATGGGAACGACGGGAGAGCCCACGATCGGCGGTGTTTTTGCCGCCAATACATCCGGGCCACGGCGGGTCCAGTCGGGCGCGGCCCGGGATCATCTGTTGGGGGTGCGCTTTGTCGATGGGGCCGGGCAGGTGGTCAAGAACGGCGGCCGGGTGATGAAGAATGTGACCGGATATGATCTGGTCAAACTGATGGCCGGAGCGCATGGCACGTTGGGAGTTCTCAGCGAAGTGTCGCTGAAGGTTTTGCCGCGCGCACAATGCAGCGGCACATTGGTCTGGTCCGGGTTGGATTTTCAGGCGTCGCTGCGGGTGTTCTGTGCGGCCCTGAAATCGCCGTTTGACGTGACCGGCGCGGCGCGGCTGCCGCAGCAGGGCGAGAGCCCCGCGCGCACGTTGATCCGGGTCGAAGGGTTCGAGGCGTCGGTCGAATATCGGATGCAGGAGTTGTGCCAGTTGTTCGCGGACCAGAAGCCCGATGATCTGCTGTTGGGCGGGCCGGACACTGATCGGCTGTGGCGGGCGGTTCGCGATGTCGCCCCCTTTCACGGGCGGGCCGGGTCGGTGTGGAAAACGTCGGTCAAACCCACGGATATGACACGGGTCACCGCCTGTGCGGACTATGAACATGTGATCGACTGGGGGGGCGGGTTGATCTGGACATTGGCGCCGCCGGGCGTTGATCTGCGGTCGCAGTTGGCGGGGGTGGACGGGCATGTGACCCTGATCCGGGCTCCACAAGATGATCTGTTGAAATTTGGGCGGTTCCATCCCCAGCCCCCGGTATTGTCAACGCTTGCCGGGGATTTGCGGAAGCGGTTTGACCCGCGGGGAATTTTGAATCCAGGGGTGATGGGATAG
- the glcF gene encoding glycolate oxidase subunit GlcF, whose product MQTHFTPEQLTDPGTQRANDILRSCVHCGFCTATCPTYQVLGDELDSPRGRIYLIKDMLENNRVPDEKTVKHIDRCLSCLACMTTCPSGVHYMHLIDHARAYVQQHYKRPLTDRALRWVLSQVLPYPRRFRLALLGAKLARPFRAWVPDARVRAMLDMAPRQIPPVSRNDDPQSFAPDAPRRMRVALMTGCAQKALNTDINDATIRLLTRLGCEVVVADGAGCCGALTHHMGREDDSHAAAARNIRAWMREIQGQGLDAIVINTSGCGTTIKDYGHMFRNDPLAADAEQVSKLAMDVSEVLMTLDLPEGAQKEMTVAYHAACSLQHGQQVKSHPKTLLKRVGFRVVEPADAHLCCGSAGTYNLMQPDISGQLKARKITALEAKQPDVIAAGNIGCMMQIGSGTAHPVVHTVELLDWATGGPRPGALDPVRQQETAIPVLR is encoded by the coding sequence ATGCAGACACATTTCACCCCCGAACAATTGACGGACCCGGGCACACAAAGAGCCAACGACATCCTGCGCTCTTGTGTGCATTGCGGGTTCTGTACGGCGACCTGCCCGACGTATCAGGTGCTGGGCGACGAATTGGACAGCCCGCGTGGGCGGATCTACCTGATCAAGGATATGCTGGAGAACAACCGGGTACCGGATGAAAAGACGGTCAAACACATAGACCGGTGCCTGAGTTGCCTGGCCTGCATGACCACCTGTCCGTCGGGCGTGCATTACATGCATCTGATTGATCATGCGCGGGCCTATGTGCAACAGCATTACAAACGTCCGCTGACGGACCGGGCCCTGCGGTGGGTCCTGTCGCAGGTTCTGCCCTATCCGCGGCGGTTCCGGCTGGCCTTGCTGGGGGCAAAGCTGGCCCGGCCGTTCCGGGCCTGGGTGCCCGATGCGCGGGTGCGGGCCATGCTGGATATGGCACCGCGCCAGATCCCGCCGGTCAGCCGCAATGACGATCCCCAGAGCTTTGCCCCCGACGCGCCCCGGCGGATGCGGGTGGCTCTGATGACCGGGTGTGCGCAAAAGGCGCTGAATACCGATATCAACGATGCCACGATCCGGCTGTTGACCCGGTTGGGGTGCGAAGTCGTGGTGGCCGATGGGGCCGGGTGCTGTGGGGCGCTGACCCACCACATGGGACGCGAGGACGACAGCCACGCCGCCGCGGCGCGCAATATTCGCGCCTGGATGCGCGAGATCCAGGGGCAGGGGTTGGATGCCATTGTCATCAATACTTCCGGGTGTGGCACCACGATCAAGGACTACGGGCACATGTTCCGCAATGATCCGCTGGCCGCTGACGCGGAGCAGGTGTCCAAGCTGGCCATGGATGTCAGCGAAGTTCTGATGACGTTGGACCTGCCCGAAGGGGCGCAAAAGGAGATGACCGTCGCCTATCACGCCGCCTGTTCCCTGCAACACGGCCAACAGGTCAAATCGCACCCCAAGACCCTGTTGAAGCGGGTCGGGTTCAGGGTTGTCGAACCGGCGGATGCGCATCTGTGCTGTGGATCTGCCGGGACCTATAATTTGATGCAGCCGGACATTTCGGGGCAGCTCAAGGCGCGCAAGATCACGGCTTTGGAGGCGAAACAGCCCGATGTGATCGCGGCCGGAAACATTGGGTGCATGATGCAGATCGGGTCTGGTACGGCGCATCCCGTCGTCCATACCGTTGAATTGCTGGATTGGGCGACGGGGGGACCGCGCCCGGGTGCTCTTGATCCGGTGCGCCAACAGGAAACCGCGATTCCAGTCTTGCGCTGA
- a CDS encoding trypsin-like serine protease, translating into MKRLAAVLVLVLVAPLVAADTTGLRRLSDRDDLLGWEAVGRLDLAGKGFCTATLIAPELVLTAAHCVYSKQTNRLLEADQVTFRAGLREGQSIADRQALQIAAHSGFAPGAPMTWANVRHDVALIRLARPITSAQADPFILHDGATQGAAVSVTSYGMGRAEALSRQRQCQILAARDELMMFDCDVTYGSSGAPVFARVGARGRILSVISGMAQVEGKKVALGMALPARVAELKSMLRRAPAAVPDRRVKRLGVGSGRNSTGAKFIRADGS; encoded by the coding sequence ATGAAACGTCTGGCTGCGGTTCTGGTGTTGGTTCTTGTTGCGCCCCTTGTGGCAGCAGACACGACGGGTCTGCGTCGTCTGTCTGATCGGGACGATCTGCTGGGCTGGGAGGCCGTCGGGCGGTTGGATCTGGCGGGCAAGGGGTTTTGCACGGCGACCTTGATCGCGCCCGAGCTGGTGCTGACGGCGGCCCATTGTGTGTACAGCAAACAGACCAACAGGTTGTTGGAGGCCGATCAGGTCACCTTTCGCGCCGGTTTGCGCGAGGGCCAATCCATAGCGGACCGCCAGGCCTTGCAGATTGCCGCCCACAGTGGATTTGCGCCGGGTGCCCCGATGACATGGGCAAATGTCCGTCATGACGTGGCGCTGATCCGGCTGGCGCGCCCGATCACCAGCGCCCAGGCCGACCCGTTCATTCTGCACGATGGAGCAACACAGGGGGCTGCGGTCAGCGTGACCTCTTATGGCATGGGGCGCGCAGAGGCGTTGTCGCGCCAGCGACAGTGCCAGATCCTGGCCGCCCGCGACGAGCTGATGATGTTTGACTGTGACGTGACCTATGGCTCGTCCGGGGCACCTGTGTTTGCGCGTGTCGGGGCGCGTGGGCGCATTTTGTCCGTCATTTCCGGGATGGCGCAGGTCGAGGGCAAAAAAGTTGCGCTGGGCATGGCGCTCCCGGCCCGTGTTGCCGAGCTCAAGTCCATGCTGAGGCGGGCACCGGCCGCCGTGCCCGACCGCCGTGTCAAACGTCTGGGGGTTGGGTCGGGGCGCAATTCGACCGGTGCCAAATTCATTCGTGCGGACGGTTCTTGA
- a CDS encoding trypsin-like serine protease, which yields MDTTDAGRQWEAVGRLDVNGTGFCTGALIAPDLVLTAAHCLYDRISKRRIKPADMEFLAGWRNGRASAYRGVRRAVAHPDYIYDGEVSSERVRNDVALLQLQHPIRNTTIQPFTTAGRPSRGDQVGVVSYAQDRSEAPSLQEVCGVMARQEGVLVMSCDVDFGSSGAPIFSFDDGTARIVSVVSAKAEIQGQRVALGSALEEALTLLQAELLSKGAYGQAKVPPGAGNVVVGHLRNNTSAKFIRPTQP from the coding sequence ATGGACACCACCGATGCGGGGCGCCAGTGGGAGGCCGTCGGGCGCCTGGATGTGAATGGAACCGGGTTTTGCACCGGGGCATTGATCGCGCCGGATCTGGTGCTGACTGCAGCGCATTGCCTGTATGACCGGATCAGCAAACGCAGGATCAAACCCGCGGACATGGAATTTCTCGCCGGATGGCGCAATGGGCGGGCGTCGGCCTATCGAGGCGTGCGCCGTGCCGTTGCCCACCCGGATTATATCTATGACGGCGAAGTTTCGTCCGAAAGGGTCCGCAATGATGTGGCTCTGTTGCAGTTGCAACATCCGATCCGCAATACCACCATTCAGCCCTTTACCACCGCCGGTCGGCCCAGCCGGGGGGATCAGGTCGGTGTGGTGTCTTATGCTCAGGACCGCTCCGAAGCGCCGTCTTTGCAGGAAGTCTGTGGGGTCATGGCCCGCCAGGAAGGCGTGTTGGTGATGTCCTGTGATGTGGATTTCGGGTCATCCGGGGCCCCGATTTTTTCGTTTGATGACGGCACCGCCCGGATTGTCTCGGTCGTGTCGGCCAAGGCAGAGATCCAGGGGCAACGTGTGGCTTTGGGGTCGGCTCTGGAAGAGGCGCTGACGCTGCTGCAGGCCGAATTGCTGTCCAAAGGGGCCTATGGTCAGGCCAAGGTCCCACCGGGAGCCGGGAATGTTGTGGTGGGTCATCTGCGCAACAACACAAGCGCAAAATTCATCCGGCCAACCCAGCCATGA
- a CDS encoding globin domain protein, producing MDVPSIQLVQNSFSKAFARKAELADRFYHHLFQGVPEARGLFQKDFFHQKEMFTTMLTSTVRSMSDQKSFADLGDRLAVSHARFGVAPAQYHAAANALIAALRDTLGDDLTREEEAAWTQAIDTLTSQMAGPGA from the coding sequence ATGGATGTCCCCAGTATCCAACTGGTCCAAAACAGTTTTTCAAAGGCGTTTGCGCGCAAGGCCGAATTGGCTGACCGGTTTTATCATCACCTGTTTCAGGGCGTACCCGAGGCACGGGGGTTGTTTCAAAAGGATTTTTTTCATCAAAAAGAAATGTTCACGACAATGCTGACGTCGACGGTTCGCAGCATGTCCGACCAGAAAAGTTTTGCTGATCTGGGCGACCGGCTGGCCGTGAGCCATGCCCGTTTTGGCGTGGCACCCGCGCAATATCATGCGGCCGCCAACGCGTTGATTGCGGCGTTGCGAGACACGTTGGGGGATGATTTGACGCGCGAGGAAGAAGCCGCCTGGACGCAGGCCATAGATACATTGACATCACAAATGGCAGGTCCAGGGGCCTGA
- a CDS encoding NAD-dependent succinate-semialdehyde dehydrogenase: MLDATTDLKSLLKDPSLLETRAYIGGQFVDGQGTFDVTNPARGDVIAQVADVSRAQVAGAIAQADTAQKEWAKWTGKERANVMRKWFDLMMENQDDLGIILTAEMGKPLAEAKGEIGYGASFIEFFGEEAKRIYGETIPGHQRDKRITVLKQPIGVAASITPWNFPNAMITRKAGPALAAGCAFVARPAAETPLSAIVLAVLADRAGIPAGVFNVVPSSRASDIGQEFCENDAVRKLTFTGSTEVGRILMRQAADTVMKCSMELGGNAPFIVFDDADLDAAVEGAILCKFRNNGQTCVCANRIYVQAGVYDAFAEKLRAAVEKMNVGDGLNDGIHFGPLINAEAVEKVQEHIADATAKGGNVILGGTPSELGGTFFQPTIITGATQDMAFATDETFGPLAPLFKFENEDEVIAMANDTIFGLASYFYAKDLSRVYKVAEALEYGIVGVNTGIISTEVAPFGGVKQSGLGREGSHHGIEDYLEMKYICMAV, from the coding sequence ATGCTTGACGCAACAACCGATCTGAAATCGCTTTTGAAAGACCCCAGCCTGCTGGAAACGCGCGCCTATATCGGCGGCCAGTTCGTGGACGGTCAGGGCACATTTGACGTGACCAACCCGGCCCGTGGCGACGTGATTGCCCAGGTTGCCGATGTGTCGCGCGCCCAGGTGGCCGGAGCCATTGCCCAGGCAGACACCGCCCAAAAGGAATGGGCGAAATGGACCGGAAAAGAGCGCGCCAACGTGATGCGCAAATGGTTCGACCTGATGATGGAAAACCAGGACGACCTGGGCATTATCCTGACCGCCGAAATGGGCAAACCACTGGCCGAGGCCAAGGGTGAGATCGGCTATGGGGCCTCCTTCATCGAATTCTTTGGCGAAGAAGCCAAACGGATCTATGGCGAAACCATTCCGGGCCACCAGCGCGACAAACGCATCACCGTGCTGAAACAACCCATCGGTGTGGCGGCATCCATCACTCCCTGGAATTTCCCCAATGCCATGATCACGCGCAAGGCGGGTCCGGCGCTGGCCGCGGGCTGTGCCTTTGTTGCGCGCCCTGCTGCGGAAACCCCGCTGTCGGCCATCGTGCTGGCGGTTCTGGCAGACCGCGCCGGCATTCCCGCCGGCGTGTTCAATGTGGTGCCCTCGTCGCGGGCCAGCGACATTGGGCAGGAATTCTGTGAAAATGACGCGGTGCGCAAGCTGACCTTTACCGGCTCGACCGAAGTGGGCCGCATCCTGATGCGCCAGGCCGCCGACACCGTGATGAAATGTTCGATGGAATTGGGCGGCAACGCGCCATTCATCGTATTTGACGACGCCGATCTGGACGCCGCCGTCGAAGGCGCCATCCTGTGCAAATTCCGCAACAACGGTCAAACCTGCGTCTGTGCCAACCGGATCTACGTCCAGGCCGGTGTCTATGATGCCTTTGCCGAAAAACTGCGGGCCGCAGTCGAAAAGATGAATGTGGGCGACGGCCTGAACGACGGCATCCATTTTGGACCATTGATCAACGCGGAAGCGGTGGAAAAAGTGCAAGAGCACATCGCCGACGCCACGGCCAAGGGCGGCAACGTCATCCTGGGCGGCACCCCGTCCGAACTGGGCGGCACTTTCTTTCAGCCGACCATCATCACCGGCGCGACCCAGGACATGGCATTTGCCACGGACGAAACCTTTGGCCCGTTGGCGCCGCTGTTCAAATTCGAGAACGAAGACGAGGTCATTGCCATGGCCAATGACACGATCTTTGGCCTGGCGTCCTATTTCTATGCCAAGGACCTGAGCCGCGTGTACAAGGTGGCCGAAGCGCTGGAATATGGGATCGTGGGGGTGAACACCGGCATCATCTCGACCGAAGTCGCCCCGTTCGGCGGTGTCAAACAATCCGGCTTGGGCCGCGAAGGCAGCCATCACGGCATCGAAGACTACCTGGAAATGAAATACATCTGCATGGCGGTCTAA
- the rsfS gene encoding ribosome silencing factor, giving the protein MTADSLPTSDALLARVLSSLDDDKAEDVVQIDLRGKTAIGDHMVIASGRSTRQVSAMSEKLVDRLKREFGFTAKIEGKNTGDWVLIDTGDVIVHIFRPEVREFYQLEKMWLPTDGSETS; this is encoded by the coding sequence ATGACGGCCGACTCTCTGCCCACCAGCGACGCGTTGCTGGCGCGTGTTCTTTCCTCGCTTGACGACGACAAGGCCGAAGATGTCGTGCAGATCGATCTGCGCGGCAAGACAGCTATTGGCGATCATATGGTGATTGCGTCAGGTCGGTCGACCCGCCAGGTGTCGGCCATGTCCGAAAAGCTGGTTGATCGGCTCAAGCGTGAGTTCGGTTTCACCGCCAAGATCGAAGGCAAGAACACCGGTGATTGGGTGTTGATCGATACCGGCGACGTGATCGTTCACATCTTTCGTCCCGAAGTGCGCGAGTTTTATCAGCTGGAAAAAATGTGGTTGCCGACAGACGGGTCCGAAACCAGCTGA
- a CDS encoding FAD-binding protein, whose product MDMPTPNPAILARKPALVARLARVLSDDAIITDEIETRAYECDALTAYRCPPLLAVLPSTTQQVSDVLRICHDEGVPVVPRGSGTSLAGGALPTADSVILGVARMNQVLETDYDNRIIRVQSGRTNLSVSGAVEEEAFFYAPDPSSQLACAIAGNIAMNSGGAHCLKYGVTTNNLLGVTMVMMDGTIVDIGGAHLDAGGLDLLGVICGSEGQLGVVTEATLRILRKPEGARPVLMGFDSNEVAGACVSDIIKSGILPVAIEFMDRPCIRACEAFAKAGYPDCEALLIVEVEGSPGEIEWQLQQITEIARRHNPVALREARDAEEAGRIWLGRKSAFGAMGQINDYMCLDGTIPVSSLPYVLRRIGEMSRDFGLDVANVFHAGDGNMHPLILFDANKPGDLETCEAFGAEILKLCVEAGGCLTGEHGVGVEKRDLMLHQYDPVDLEAQLMVKDVFDPKWLLNPAKVFPLSVTKNRRDVPVAAE is encoded by the coding sequence ATGGACATGCCCACCCCCAACCCCGCCATTCTGGCGCGCAAGCCCGCTTTGGTCGCGCGATTGGCCCGTGTTCTGTCAGATGATGCGATCATCACCGATGAGATCGAAACCCGCGCCTATGAATGTGACGCGCTGACCGCCTATCGCTGTCCGCCTTTGCTGGCGGTGCTGCCGTCAACGACACAGCAGGTTTCGGACGTGTTGCGGATCTGCCACGACGAAGGCGTGCCGGTTGTGCCGCGCGGATCGGGCACGTCGCTGGCCGGGGGGGCGTTGCCCACGGCGGACAGCGTGATCCTGGGCGTGGCGCGGATGAACCAGGTGTTGGAGACGGACTACGACAACCGGATCATCCGAGTGCAGTCGGGGCGCACCAATCTGAGCGTCTCGGGGGCGGTGGAAGAGGAGGCGTTTTTCTACGCGCCGGACCCGTCTTCGCAGCTCGCCTGTGCCATTGCGGGCAATATCGCAATGAACTCCGGCGGGGCCCATTGTCTGAAATACGGCGTGACCACGAACAACCTGTTGGGGGTGACCATGGTGATGATGGATGGCACCATTGTCGATATCGGTGGGGCGCATCTGGACGCAGGTGGTCTGGATCTGTTGGGGGTGATCTGCGGCAGCGAAGGGCAGTTGGGCGTCGTGACCGAAGCCACCCTGCGGATCCTGCGCAAACCCGAAGGCGCGCGTCCGGTGCTGATGGGGTTCGACAGCAACGAGGTCGCCGGGGCCTGTGTGTCCGATATCATCAAGTCCGGGATCCTGCCTGTGGCGATCGAATTCATGGATCGGCCCTGCATTCGCGCCTGCGAAGCCTTTGCCAAGGCCGGCTATCCCGATTGCGAGGCGCTGTTGATTGTCGAGGTCGAGGGCAGTCCCGGGGAAATCGAATGGCAGTTGCAGCAGATCACCGAGATTGCCCGGCGTCACAATCCGGTCGCGCTGCGCGAAGCCCGCGATGCAGAGGAAGCCGGACGGATTTGGCTGGGCCGGAAATCCGCCTTTGGGGCCATGGGGCAGATCAACGATTATATGTGTCTGGACGGCACCATCCCGGTGTCTTCCTTGCCCTATGTGCTGCGTCGGATCGGCGAGATGTCCCGCGACTTTGGTCTGGATGTGGCCAATGTGTTCCACGCAGGGGACGGCAATATGCATCCGCTGATCCTGTTTGATGCCAATAAACCCGGCGATCTGGAAACCTGCGAGGCCTTTGGGGCCGAGATCCTGAAGCTGTGCGTTGAAGCCGGGGGGTGTTTGACGGGGGAACATGGGGTCGGTGTTGAGAAACGCGATCTGATGCTGCACCAATATGATCCGGTGGATCTGGAGGCGCAGCTGATGGTGAAGGACGTGTTTGATCCCAAATGGTTGCTGAACCCGGCCAAGGTGTTTCCCCTGTCCGTGACCAAAAACCGGCGCGATGTGCCGGTTGCCGCAGAATAA
- a CDS encoding Hsp20 family protein produces MRSFDFAPLHRASIGFDQIADLMDRTLSADTRQPSYPPYNIEKTAADAYRISIAVAGFGEEDLSVEVKENALVVAARKSDEDTDRSYLHRGIATRAFERRFTLADHVRVTGASHENGMLHIDLQREVPEALKPRRIAISSAKETSDVVDAKAVN; encoded by the coding sequence ATGCGTAGTTTTGATTTTGCCCCGTTGCACCGGGCATCTATTGGCTTTGACCAGATCGCTGACCTGATGGATCGAACGCTGAGCGCGGATACACGACAGCCCAGCTATCCCCCTTATAATATTGAAAAAACCGCTGCTGATGCCTATCGGATTTCGATTGCGGTCGCCGGGTTTGGCGAAGAGGATCTGTCGGTCGAGGTCAAGGAAAACGCCCTGGTCGTCGCCGCGCGCAAATCCGATGAAGACACCGACCGGAGCTATTTGCACCGCGGGATTGCGACCCGCGCCTTTGAGCGCCGGTTTACGTTGGCCGATCATGTGCGTGTCACCGGTGCCAGCCATGAAAACGGCATGTTGCACATCGACCTGCAGCGCGAAGTGCCCGAAGCATTGAAGCCGCGCCGGATCGCGATTTCATCAGCCAAGGAAACATCAGATGTCGTTGATGCCAAGGCGGTGAACTGA